A genomic region of Marinobacter sp. NP-4(2019) contains the following coding sequences:
- a CDS encoding Maf family protein: MQPIILASASPRRAELLTQIGLSFHARPVDIDETPREDESPSAYVERLAREKAIAGASDPGQIVIGSDTSVVLGGDILGKPANPGEAEATLGRLSGRTHQVLTAVALATGGQCFTRLVITDVTFRELCPEEIRAYIASGEPMDKAGSYGIQGLGGIFVKEIRGSYSSVVGLPLQETATLLAQAGYPVWKVWQRSLESHNE, from the coding sequence ATGCAGCCCATTATTCTGGCTTCGGCCTCACCAAGACGCGCCGAACTGTTGACGCAAATTGGCCTGTCTTTTCATGCCCGGCCCGTGGATATCGATGAAACGCCGCGGGAGGATGAGTCACCGTCCGCTTATGTGGAACGTCTGGCCAGAGAAAAAGCCATTGCCGGAGCCTCGGATCCCGGGCAGATCGTCATCGGATCTGACACGTCGGTCGTCCTGGGTGGCGACATTCTTGGCAAGCCCGCGAACCCCGGAGAGGCGGAAGCCACACTGGGCCGCCTGTCCGGTCGTACCCACCAGGTACTGACGGCGGTTGCACTGGCTACGGGAGGGCAGTGTTTTACCCGTCTGGTGATCACCGATGTGACCTTCCGGGAGCTTTGTCCGGAGGAGATTCGCGCCTATATCGCCAGCGGCGAACCGATGGATAAAGCCGGAAGTTATGGAATCCAGGGGCTTGGTGGTATTTTTGTGAAGGAAATACGAGGCAGTTACAGCTCGGTCGTGGGTTTGCCGCTGCAGGAAACTGCCACGCTGCTGGCGCAAGCCGGTTACCCGGTCTGGAAAGTCTGGCAACGTAGTCTGGAGAGCCACAATGAGTGA
- the cysD gene encoding sulfate adenylyltransferase subunit CysD, which translates to MTTYNLTHLKQLEAESIHIIREVAAEFDNPVMLYSIGKDSAVMLHLARKAFYPGKPPFPLMHVDTTWKFKDMIEFRDRKVKEYGLDLIVHKNEDGIKQGIGPFTHGSAKHTDVMKTQALKQALDKYKFDAAFGGARRDEEKSRAKERVYSFRDEYHRWDPKNQRPELWNTYNGKINKGESIRVFPLSNWTELDIWQYIYLENIEIVPLYYSAVRPVVERDGTLIMVDDDRMPLKEGEKPMMKSIRFRTLGCYPLTGAIESEATTLPEIIQEMLLATSSERQGRVIDHDSAGSMEQKKREGYF; encoded by the coding sequence ATGACCACATATAACCTGACCCATCTCAAGCAGCTGGAAGCTGAAAGCATCCATATCATTCGGGAGGTCGCGGCCGAGTTCGATAACCCGGTCATGCTTTACTCCATCGGCAAGGATTCTGCGGTCATGCTGCATCTTGCACGGAAGGCGTTCTACCCGGGTAAACCGCCCTTCCCCCTGATGCACGTGGACACCACCTGGAAGTTCAAGGACATGATTGAATTCCGGGACCGCAAGGTTAAAGAGTACGGGCTCGATCTGATCGTTCACAAGAACGAGGACGGCATCAAGCAAGGCATCGGGCCTTTCACCCACGGCAGTGCCAAGCACACCGATGTGATGAAAACCCAGGCTCTTAAGCAGGCCCTGGACAAGTACAAGTTCGATGCTGCCTTTGGTGGCGCACGTCGCGATGAAGAAAAGTCCCGCGCCAAGGAGCGGGTCTATTCCTTCCGCGACGAGTACCATCGTTGGGACCCAAAGAACCAACGCCCGGAGCTGTGGAATACTTACAACGGCAAGATCAACAAGGGCGAGAGCATCCGCGTATTCCCGCTGTCCAACTGGACCGAGCTGGACATCTGGCAGTACATCTACCTGGAAAACATCGAGATTGTTCCGCTGTACTACTCCGCTGTACGCCCGGTTGTTGAACGGGACGGCACACTGATCATGGTGGACGACGATCGCATGCCCCTGAAGGAAGGCGAAAAGCCGATGATGAAGTCCATCCGCTTCCGCACCCTGGGCTGCTATCCCCTCACCGGCGCAATCGAGTCCGAGGCCACCACACTGCCTGAAATCATTCAGGAAATGCTGCTGGCCACCAGCTCCGAGCGTCAGGGTCGTGTGATCGACCACGATTCAGCCGGCTCCATGGAACAGAAAAAGCGGGAAGGGTACTTCTAA
- the rng gene encoding ribonuclease G, which translates to MSEEILINVTPVETRVALVENGMLQEAYIERTSRKGIVGNIYKGKVVRVLPGMEAAFVDIGLERAAFIHASDVVNGQSSDDGNDSPKVVPDIRTLLREGQSLVVQVTKDPIGTKGARLTTQLSIPSRYLVFMPGIYHIGISQRIEDEAERARLKSLVEEAAAEQTDVQGGYIIRTAAEAAAADDLIGDMKYLHRLSQSIHERIARVQAPTVVYQDLPLFIRTIRDLIRPQTEKVRIDSRESHQRVMEFVEEFVTEFSDKVEYYPGERPIFDLYSVEDEIQKALSRKVQLKSGGYVIIDQTEAMTTIDINTGAFVGHRNLEETIFKTNLEAARAISRQLRLRNLGGIIIIDFIDMEDSEHQRQVHRMLEKMLERDHAKTKITGVSELGLVEMTRKRTTESLGQILCEPCPICDGRGFLKTSETVCYEVFREILRVNRAYDAESYLVMASQSVVDRLLDEESDNVADLETFIEKTIRFQVEPFYSQEQYDVVLL; encoded by the coding sequence ATGAGTGAAGAAATTCTGATCAACGTTACCCCGGTCGAGACAAGGGTGGCTCTTGTCGAAAACGGCATGTTACAGGAAGCCTACATCGAGCGGACCAGCCGCAAGGGGATCGTTGGCAATATCTACAAGGGGAAGGTTGTTCGGGTGTTGCCCGGTATGGAAGCGGCGTTTGTCGATATCGGACTGGAGCGGGCGGCCTTTATTCACGCCTCCGATGTGGTGAACGGACAGTCGTCAGACGATGGCAATGACTCTCCGAAAGTCGTGCCGGATATTCGCACACTTCTGCGTGAAGGTCAGTCCCTGGTGGTGCAGGTGACCAAAGATCCGATTGGCACCAAGGGGGCCCGCCTTACCACCCAGCTGTCGATTCCCTCCCGCTACCTGGTGTTTATGCCCGGGATTTACCACATTGGTATTTCCCAGCGTATTGAGGACGAAGCTGAACGCGCGCGGTTGAAAAGCCTGGTGGAAGAAGCGGCTGCCGAACAGACGGATGTGCAGGGCGGATACATCATTCGCACCGCTGCGGAAGCGGCTGCGGCAGATGATCTGATCGGCGATATGAAGTATCTGCACCGTCTCAGCCAGTCCATTCATGAGCGCATTGCCCGGGTCCAGGCACCAACGGTGGTGTATCAGGATCTGCCCCTGTTTATCCGCACCATTCGGGATTTGATCCGCCCCCAGACCGAAAAGGTCCGCATTGACAGCCGGGAAAGCCACCAGCGGGTGATGGAATTCGTTGAAGAGTTCGTGACCGAGTTTTCCGACAAGGTGGAGTATTACCCCGGAGAGCGCCCTATATTCGACCTGTATTCCGTGGAAGACGAAATCCAGAAGGCGCTCAGTCGCAAGGTGCAGCTCAAGTCCGGTGGGTATGTGATCATCGACCAGACCGAGGCGATGACCACCATCGACATCAATACCGGCGCGTTTGTCGGGCACCGGAACCTGGAAGAAACCATCTTCAAGACCAACCTGGAAGCGGCACGTGCCATCAGCCGGCAGCTACGCCTGCGAAATCTCGGCGGCATCATCATCATTGATTTTATCGACATGGAAGACAGCGAGCACCAGCGCCAGGTCCACCGGATGCTGGAGAAAATGCTCGAGCGGGATCACGCCAAGACCAAGATCACCGGGGTGTCGGAGCTGGGGTTGGTGGAAATGACCCGCAAGCGGACGACAGAAAGCCTTGGCCAGATTCTCTGTGAGCCTTGCCCCATCTGCGATGGTCGTGGCTTCCTGAAAACCAGCGAAACGGTATGCTATGAAGTGTTTCGGGAAATTCTCCGGGTCAACCGCGCCTATGACGCGGAAAGCTACCTGGTGATGGCGTCCCAGAGCGTGGTGGACCGCCTCCTGGATGAGGAGTCCGATAACGTTGCCGACCTGGAAACCTTTATTGAGAAAACCATCCGGTTCCAGGTAGAGCCCTTTTACAGCCAGGAACAGTACGACGTGGTTCTGCTGTAA
- a CDS encoding PilZ domain-containing protein, with protein MKPVAFKPNLRNQQRVDVSADVTIERKDGSCLTCKIANLSRTGIMISCNQALVKELVPSQRAPIPGSVIPVTAKFSVPVVPTQPVSVIAEGSIVHMRRIARDEFHIGIQFAEFEGNGYDYVDRYVSKLLSGSDNCS; from the coding sequence ATGAAACCAGTTGCCTTCAAGCCAAATCTTCGTAACCAACAGCGGGTGGACGTGTCCGCCGATGTGACCATTGAGCGGAAGGACGGCAGTTGCCTGACCTGCAAAATCGCCAACCTTTCCCGGACAGGCATTATGATTTCCTGCAATCAGGCTTTGGTAAAAGAACTGGTTCCGAGCCAGAGAGCACCGATTCCGGGCAGCGTTATTCCGGTTACAGCAAAGTTTTCCGTTCCGGTAGTGCCCACCCAGCCGGTGTCCGTGATTGCCGAAGGCAGTATTGTTCACATGCGTCGCATTGCCCGGGATGAATTCCATATTGGTATCCAGTTTGCCGAGTTTGAAGGCAACGGGTACGACTATGTGGATCGCTACGTCAGCAAGCTGCTTTCAGGTTCTGACAACTGCTCCTGA
- the gatA gene encoding Asp-tRNA(Asn)/Glu-tRNA(Gln) amidotransferase subunit GatA translates to MHNKSVAELSRELERGEISSVELTQQFLDRIKQEDGRFNSFITVTEDQALADAKVADEQRAAGNATPWTGVPFAHKDIFCTNGVRTTCGSKMLENFVPPYDATVTENFRKAGAVCLGKTNMDEFAMGSSTESSYFGATTNPWGLSQGEKRVPGGSSGGSAAAVAARLVPAATATDTGGSIRQPAALCGITGLKPTYGRVSRYGMIAFASSLDQGGTMARTAEDNALMLNVMAGFDPKDSTSIDRDVPDYTATLNEPLKGLRIGLPKEYFSDQLSPAMEEQIRNAVREYEKLGATVKEVSLPNAKLAIAAYYVIAPAEASANLSRFDGARYGYRCEDPKDLMDMYTRTRAEGFGTEVKRRILVGTYALSAGYFDAYYLKAQKVRRLIQQDFINAFKEVDVLMSPTSPSPAFVQGEKTNDPVTMYLEDIFTIAVNLAGVPAMSVPAGFVDGLPVGLQIIGDYFSEARLLNAAHQFQQVTDWHQREPQ, encoded by the coding sequence ATGCATAACAAATCTGTAGCAGAGCTCTCCCGCGAGCTGGAACGTGGCGAGATTTCCAGTGTGGAGCTGACTCAACAGTTTCTCGACCGCATCAAGCAGGAAGACGGTCGATTCAACAGTTTTATTACGGTGACCGAAGATCAGGCGCTGGCGGACGCGAAAGTAGCGGACGAGCAGCGTGCTGCTGGTAACGCGACGCCCTGGACCGGGGTGCCCTTCGCCCATAAGGATATTTTCTGCACCAATGGGGTTCGCACCACCTGCGGTTCAAAGATGCTGGAGAATTTTGTCCCCCCCTATGACGCCACGGTAACGGAGAACTTCCGCAAGGCCGGCGCGGTGTGTCTGGGCAAGACCAATATGGATGAGTTCGCCATGGGCTCGTCCACGGAGTCGAGCTATTTTGGCGCCACCACTAATCCGTGGGGGTTGAGCCAGGGTGAGAAGCGGGTGCCGGGAGGGTCGTCCGGTGGTTCAGCTGCGGCGGTAGCGGCCCGGCTGGTTCCTGCTGCTACGGCGACGGATACTGGCGGGTCTATCCGCCAGCCTGCGGCGTTGTGTGGCATTACTGGCCTGAAGCCAACCTACGGACGGGTTTCCCGTTACGGGATGATTGCCTTTGCCTCCAGCCTGGATCAGGGTGGCACCATGGCGCGGACAGCTGAAGACAACGCGCTGATGCTGAATGTGATGGCGGGCTTTGACCCCAAGGACTCCACGTCTATTGATCGTGACGTGCCCGATTACACTGCGACTTTGAACGAGCCTTTAAAAGGCCTGCGCATCGGCCTTCCAAAAGAGTACTTCAGTGACCAGCTCAGCCCGGCCATGGAAGAGCAGATCCGCAACGCAGTGAGGGAATACGAGAAACTGGGCGCGACGGTTAAAGAGGTATCGCTGCCGAACGCCAAACTGGCGATTGCCGCTTACTACGTGATTGCGCCGGCCGAGGCGTCCGCCAACCTGTCCCGTTTTGACGGGGCACGGTACGGTTACCGCTGCGAAGACCCGAAAGACCTGATGGACATGTACACCCGTACCCGCGCCGAAGGCTTCGGCACCGAGGTCAAGCGCCGGATTCTGGTGGGTACCTATGCACTGTCCGCCGGCTATTTTGATGCTTACTACTTGAAAGCGCAGAAAGTCCGTCGCCTGATTCAGCAGGACTTTATCAATGCCTTCAAGGAAGTGGACGTGCTGATGAGCCCGACCTCGCCGTCACCGGCGTTCGTTCAGGGCGAAAAGACCAACGATCCGGTCACCATGTACCTGGAAGACATTTTCACCATCGCGGTGAACCTGGCGGGTGTACCAGCCATGTCCGTGCCGGCGGGCTTTGTCGACGGCCTTCCGGTTGGGCTGCAGATCATCGGGGATTACTTCTCCGAAGCCCGGTTGCTGAACGCCGCCCATCAATTCCAGCAGGTGACCGACTGGCACCAGCGTGAACCGCAATAA
- a CDS encoding rod shape-determining protein: MIKRLRGMFSSDLSIDLGTANTLIYVRERGIVLNEPSVVAIRTSNSQKMVAAVGSEAKRMLGRTPGNITAIRPMKDGVIADFVVTEKMLQHFIHKVHENSFITPSPRVLVCVPSKSTQVERKAIRESALGAGAREVYLIEEPMAAAIGAGLPVEEASGSMIVDIGGGTTEIAIISLNGIVYAESVRVGGDKFDEAIVTYVRRNYGSLIGDSTAERIKHEIGCAYEGLDIREIDVRGRNLAEGVPRAFTLNSEEILDALQESLAQIVQTVKSALEQSPPELASDIAERGIVLTGGGALLRGLDKLISEETGLPVIIAEDPLTCVARGGGKALEVIDRGGIGMFSQEG, from the coding sequence TTGATTAAAAGACTCCGAGGAATGTTTTCCAGCGACCTGTCCATCGACCTGGGCACCGCGAACACCCTTATATACGTGCGTGAGCGCGGAATTGTGCTGAATGAGCCCTCCGTTGTGGCCATTCGCACCAGTAACTCCCAGAAAATGGTCGCAGCAGTCGGCTCCGAAGCAAAACGGATGCTGGGCCGCACCCCCGGGAACATCACCGCCATCCGACCGATGAAAGACGGCGTGATCGCGGATTTTGTAGTGACCGAGAAAATGCTGCAGCACTTTATCCACAAAGTGCATGAAAACAGTTTCATTACCCCCAGCCCGCGAGTGCTGGTCTGTGTGCCAAGCAAATCCACCCAGGTAGAGCGTAAAGCCATCCGCGAATCCGCCCTCGGTGCGGGTGCCCGTGAAGTCTACCTGATCGAAGAACCCATGGCCGCGGCAATCGGCGCCGGTCTGCCGGTAGAAGAAGCCAGCGGTTCCATGATTGTGGACATCGGTGGTGGTACCACCGAGATTGCCATCATTTCCCTGAACGGCATCGTCTATGCCGAATCGGTCCGGGTTGGCGGGGACAAGTTCGACGAAGCCATCGTCACCTACGTGCGCCGCAACTACGGTAGCCTGATCGGTGACTCCACGGCTGAGCGCATCAAGCATGAAATCGGCTGCGCCTACGAAGGCCTGGATATCCGCGAGATTGATGTTCGCGGTCGAAACCTGGCCGAAGGTGTGCCCAGGGCGTTCACCCTGAACAGCGAAGAAATTCTCGATGCGTTGCAGGAATCCCTGGCGCAGATTGTCCAGACCGTGAAAAGCGCCCTGGAGCAGTCTCCGCCTGAACTGGCATCCGACATTGCCGAGCGCGGCATTGTGCTGACAGGTGGCGGCGCCCTGCTACGTGGGCTGGACAAACTGATCAGTGAGGAAACCGGCCTGCCGGTGATCATTGCCGAAGACCCGCTGACCTGTGTGGCTCGCGGTGGCGGCAAGGCATTGGAAGTGATTGACCGGGGTGGAATCGGAATGTTCTCCCAGGAGGGGTAA
- the gatB gene encoding Asp-tRNA(Asn)/Glu-tRNA(Gln) amidotransferase subunit GatB yields the protein MQWDIVIGLEIHVQLATKTKIFSGSSTAYGAEPNTQANAVDLAMPGTLPVPNEQAFRYAVMFGLAVNAEIERRSVFERKNYFYPDLPKGYQTTQLERPIVGPGYVDIDLANGETKRVRIHHAHLEEDAGKSLHEDFHGMTGIDLNRAGTPLIEVVTEPDMTSAEEAVAFAKKLHGIVTSLGICDGDMSQGSMRFDVNISLKPKGSETLGTRTETKNLNSFRFMEQAIAHEVERQMDILEDGGTIVQETRLYNGDRDESRSMRTKEEANDYRYFPCPDLLPVEIDDSFIEEARNSLPELPDARKARFMDQYGLNDYDAGLLSGDSKLASFFEEAVSHGKDAKLTSNWIQGEFSARLNAEEKSVADSPITGTQLGDLVVRIADNTISSAGAKKVFEALWSGENDNVDAIIDAKGLKQVSDTGALEAMVDEVLAGMPDQVAQYQNEEDPKKRKKMLGGFMGPLMKASKGQGNPKLFNEILVKKLGG from the coding sequence ATGCAGTGGGACATTGTGATCGGGCTGGAAATTCACGTTCAGCTCGCCACCAAAACCAAGATTTTTTCCGGCTCCAGCACCGCTTACGGTGCCGAGCCCAACACGCAGGCCAATGCGGTTGATCTGGCCATGCCGGGTACCCTGCCTGTGCCGAACGAACAGGCCTTTCGCTACGCGGTGATGTTCGGCCTGGCGGTTAATGCCGAGATCGAGCGCCGCTCGGTGTTTGAGCGCAAGAACTATTTCTATCCGGACCTGCCCAAGGGCTACCAGACCACCCAACTGGAACGCCCGATTGTTGGCCCCGGCTATGTGGACATTGATCTCGCCAATGGCGAGACCAAGCGCGTGAGGATTCACCACGCCCATTTGGAAGAGGACGCCGGCAAGTCCCTGCACGAGGACTTCCACGGCATGACCGGCATCGACCTGAACCGCGCCGGTACACCGTTGATCGAGGTGGTCACCGAGCCCGACATGACCAGCGCCGAGGAAGCGGTGGCCTTTGCCAAGAAACTCCATGGCATTGTGACATCGCTGGGCATCTGCGATGGCGACATGTCCCAGGGTTCCATGCGGTTTGATGTGAACATTTCGCTGAAACCCAAGGGCTCCGAAACGCTGGGCACCCGCACTGAAACCAAGAACCTGAACTCCTTCCGCTTCATGGAACAGGCCATTGCCCACGAGGTGGAGCGTCAGATGGACATTCTGGAAGACGGCGGCACCATCGTGCAGGAAACCCGCCTGTACAACGGCGACCGGGACGAGTCCCGCTCCATGCGGACCAAGGAAGAAGCCAACGATTACCGCTACTTCCCCTGCCCCGACCTGCTGCCGGTGGAAATCGATGATTCGTTCATTGAAGAAGCCCGCAACAGCCTCCCGGAACTGCCGGATGCTCGCAAAGCCCGCTTCATGGATCAGTACGGCCTCAATGACTACGATGCCGGCCTGCTCAGTGGCGACTCAAAACTGGCCTCGTTCTTCGAGGAAGCCGTCAGTCACGGCAAAGATGCCAAGCTGACATCGAACTGGATCCAGGGCGAATTCTCCGCTCGCCTGAATGCCGAGGAGAAATCGGTGGCCGATTCTCCGATTACTGGCACCCAGTTGGGTGACCTGGTGGTGCGGATTGCCGACAATACGATTTCCTCGGCTGGCGCCAAGAAGGTCTTCGAGGCACTGTGGAGCGGCGAGAACGACAATGTCGACGCCATCATTGATGCCAAGGGTCTGAAGCAGGTGTCTGACACCGGCGCGCTGGAGGCGATGGTCGATGAGGTCCTGGCCGGCATGCCGGATCAGGTGGCCCAGTACCAGAACGAGGAAGATCCCAAGAAGCGCAAGAAGATGCTTGGAGGTTTCATGGGACCGCTGATGAAGGCCTCCAAGGGTCAGGGGAATCCGAAGCTGTTCAACGAGATTCTTGTTAAGAAGCTTGGGGGGTAA
- the mreC gene encoding rod shape-determining protein MreC → MIVADARFDRLTPVRSVIGTGLAPIHWLGNAPSELEHWIAGLFTTREDLQAENEELRARLLILERRALKYAALASENNELRRLMNSSEVLDDRVIVGEIVGVSPDPFSHEVIINKGSRDGVTVGQAILDANGLLGQVQQTSSFTSRVLLISDSSHAVPVEVVRNGLRAILLGNGDINALELVHVPDTADIREGDLLVSSGLGGRFPKGYPVAEVASITKESGEPFVNIKATPKAQLNQSRLVLVVFPPEGERDGDGNAPGQVDATVSTEPDERGEH, encoded by the coding sequence ATGATCGTTGCGGATGCCCGCTTCGACCGACTGACACCGGTTCGTAGCGTGATCGGCACCGGCCTGGCTCCGATCCACTGGCTGGGCAATGCGCCTTCCGAGCTGGAGCACTGGATCGCAGGTCTGTTTACTACCCGGGAAGATCTCCAGGCTGAAAATGAAGAGCTCAGGGCTCGCCTGCTGATCCTTGAGCGCCGTGCTCTCAAATATGCCGCTCTGGCGTCCGAGAATAACGAACTCCGCCGTCTGATGAACTCGTCGGAAGTGCTGGACGACCGGGTCATTGTGGGCGAAATTGTCGGCGTGTCGCCGGATCCTTTCTCTCACGAAGTTATCATTAACAAAGGTAGTCGGGACGGTGTGACGGTCGGGCAGGCTATCCTTGATGCCAATGGTCTGCTGGGACAGGTCCAGCAAACCAGTAGTTTCACTTCGCGGGTGCTGCTGATCTCTGACAGCAGCCACGCCGTTCCGGTCGAAGTGGTACGTAATGGTCTGCGCGCCATCCTGCTGGGGAACGGCGACATCAACGCCCTGGAACTGGTACACGTGCCTGACACCGCCGACATCCGGGAAGGTGACCTGCTGGTCAGTTCCGGCCTGGGCGGGCGTTTCCCGAAAGGTTATCCAGTGGCTGAGGTGGCCAGTATTACCAAGGAATCGGGTGAACCCTTCGTAAATATTAAGGCAACGCCAAAAGCCCAGTTGAACCAGAGTCGGTTGGTGCTGGTTGTCTTTCCGCCGGAAGGAGAAAGAGACGGGGATGGCAACGCCCCTGGCCAGGTCGATGCCACCGTGAGTACCGAGCCTGACGAGCGGGGTGAGCACTGA
- the mreD gene encoding rod shape-determining protein MreD has protein sequence MLSVISYPVFVISVILSLVLSISLFPVGWFEFRPEWLGLMVFYWTFRAPAQFGILFAWCLGLLLDVLEATPLGVNGLGMALIAFLVLTIHQRLRMYPIPQQCLMVFLLIGINQMLVHFIKQILGGEDAGFSYLWPALSSAIIWPLVCVLLDNLNRKLG, from the coding sequence ATGTTATCCGTGATCAGCTACCCGGTCTTTGTCATCAGTGTCATTCTGTCTCTGGTGCTGAGTATTTCTCTGTTCCCGGTCGGTTGGTTCGAGTTCCGACCCGAATGGCTGGGTCTGATGGTGTTTTACTGGACCTTCCGCGCCCCGGCGCAGTTCGGAATCCTGTTTGCCTGGTGTCTGGGCTTGTTGCTGGATGTTCTGGAGGCCACGCCCCTGGGGGTTAATGGCCTGGGTATGGCCTTGATTGCGTTCCTGGTGCTGACCATTCATCAGCGTCTGCGGATGTACCCGATACCACAGCAGTGTCTGATGGTGTTCCTGTTGATTGGTATCAATCAGATGCTGGTGCACTTCATCAAGCAGATTCTTGGCGGTGAGGACGCAGGGTTCAGTTATCTCTGGCCAGCCCTGAGCAGTGCCATTATCTGGCCGTTGGTCTGTGTGCTGCTGGATAATCTCAACCGCAAACTGGGGTAG
- the gatC gene encoding Asp-tRNA(Asn)/Glu-tRNA(Gln) amidotransferase subunit GatC: MTISRKDIEKVAVLARIRVDEEQVSALEKDLGNILDLVDQLGSADTANVEPLAHPLDAVQRLRKDEVTETNQREAFLAIAPATENGLYLVPRVIE, from the coding sequence GTGACCATTTCCCGCAAGGACATTGAGAAAGTCGCTGTGCTCGCCCGCATCCGCGTGGACGAGGAGCAGGTCTCGGCACTTGAGAAAGACCTGGGCAATATTCTGGACCTGGTCGATCAGCTGGGTTCGGCGGACACCGCCAATGTGGAGCCCCTGGCCCACCCGCTGGATGCGGTTCAGCGCCTGCGCAAAGACGAGGTGACCGAGACCAATCAGCGGGAAGCGTTCCTGGCCATAGCGCCGGCCACCGAAAATGGTCTTTATCTTGTACCCCGGGTCATAGAGTAA
- the rimO gene encoding 30S ribosomal protein S12 methylthiotransferase RimO, giving the protein MTDKLQTSVTGSGKVGFISLGCPKALVDSERILTQLRLDGYDVVPTYDDADIVVVNTCGFIDAAKQESLDAIGEAINENGKVIVTGCMGVEADKIRETHPGVLAVSGPHAYEEVVGAVHQFVPPKKEHDPFTDLVPPQGVKLTPRHYAYLKISEGCNHRCTFCIIPSMRGDLVSRPIGDVMDEAKRLVDAGVKELLVISQDTSAYGVDTKYRTGFWQGRPLKTRMQSLCEALGEMGVWVRLHYVYPYPHVDDVIPLMAEGKILPYLDIPFQHASLRVLKAMKRPAHDSKTLERIRKWREICPELTIRSTFIVGFPGETEEDFQYLLDWLDEAQLDRVGAFKYSPVEGARANEIEGAVPEEVKEERLARFMEKQARISAARLQAKIGQTIDVLIDEVDEEGAIGRSKADAPEIDGMVYLNDETDLVPGQIVQAVVEHADEHDLWGRLL; this is encoded by the coding sequence ATGACAGACAAACTCCAAACCTCCGTAACCGGCAGCGGCAAAGTTGGCTTCATCAGCCTTGGGTGCCCGAAAGCACTGGTCGATTCCGAACGCATCCTCACCCAGCTGCGGCTGGATGGCTATGACGTAGTGCCAACCTATGACGATGCCGACATAGTGGTGGTGAACACCTGCGGGTTTATCGACGCGGCCAAGCAGGAATCCCTGGACGCCATTGGCGAGGCGATCAACGAAAATGGCAAGGTGATTGTTACAGGCTGCATGGGTGTGGAGGCAGACAAAATCCGCGAGACCCATCCGGGCGTTCTGGCGGTATCCGGCCCCCACGCTTACGAAGAGGTTGTGGGGGCGGTGCATCAGTTCGTGCCACCGAAAAAAGAGCACGACCCGTTCACCGATCTGGTTCCACCCCAGGGCGTGAAACTGACCCCCAGGCACTACGCCTACCTGAAAATCTCCGAAGGCTGTAACCATCGCTGCACCTTCTGCATCATCCCGTCCATGCGGGGTGATCTGGTCAGCCGCCCCATCGGTGATGTGATGGACGAGGCCAAACGCCTGGTGGATGCGGGGGTCAAAGAACTGCTGGTGATCTCCCAGGACACCTCGGCCTACGGTGTTGATACCAAGTACCGCACCGGTTTCTGGCAGGGCCGGCCGTTGAAGACCAGGATGCAGTCACTCTGTGAGGCGCTGGGCGAAATGGGCGTGTGGGTGCGTTTGCACTATGTTTACCCCTATCCCCACGTGGACGACGTGATTCCGCTGATGGCCGAAGGCAAGATCCTGCCGTACCTGGACATCCCATTCCAGCACGCCAGTCTGCGGGTTCTCAAGGCGATGAAACGCCCGGCCCACGACAGCAAGACTCTGGAGCGCATCCGCAAGTGGCGGGAAATCTGCCCCGAGCTGACCATCCGCTCCACCTTCATCGTTGGTTTCCCCGGTGAAACCGAAGAGGATTTTCAGTACCTGCTGGACTGGCTCGACGAAGCCCAACTGGATCGCGTCGGCGCGTTCAAATACAGCCCGGTGGAAGGTGCCAGGGCCAACGAAATCGAAGGTGCGGTGCCCGAGGAAGTGAAAGAAGAGCGCCTGGCCCGCTTTATGGAAAAACAGGCCCGGATCTCCGCTGCCCGCCTGCAGGCCAAGATCGGTCAAACCATCGATGTGCTGATCGACGAAGTCGACGAAGAAGGTGCCATTGGCCGCTCCAAGGCTGACGCACCGGAGATCGACGGCATGGTTTATCTCAACGACGAAACCGACTTGGTGCCGGGGCAGATCGTTCAGGCTGTCGTCGAGCATGCGGATGAGCATGATCTATGGGGTCGGCTTTTGTAG